In Ooceraea biroi isolate clonal line C1 chromosome 6, Obir_v5.4, whole genome shotgun sequence, the genomic stretch CCATTGTTACCGGTACTGATTTGAACCTCGGAACATTAGTCCATTTTTCAATAAGAGACGCGTTAGAAGCAGTTCCTAATTTCGATGGGTATAACATTGCATTTTGTCACTTTGTGGGAGGTTGTAAAGAAGCGTTAAGCATGATTTCTCCATCGCAAGAAATAGTTTTAGTACGTGCCattcgaaataaattaaaggGCAATGCTCATAGATCCATACTCGGGCAAGTATTCTCTGCGATCACTTGTCGAATTTTTACGCAATAAATATGGTCCTCGTGAAACGGTTTACGAAGCACAAGCACGACTTGCGTATTTATGTCAAAACGATAACGAGAAGGTAGCCTCTTACGCAAATCGGGTCCGCGAACTAGGAAAACGGATTATAGATGCTCAGAAACGGCAATTCGGAAACGTTAGTGCAGAATTTACAAGATCGGTCGaggataatttaaaaacttcTTTCCTACGTGGTTTAAACCCAGAAATTAGGATCACGAGGGAACCTTCGAAGAAGTAGAAAGCCGCGCGATAGACATGGAAAGGGAACTCAAGACCATAAACGCGATAAGACAGGTGGTACTCGGAGAGCGGGCCTCCGACAACAAACGCTCCTCTGCTCCTCTCCGACGCGTAAACGCGGAGTCTATCTCGTGTCAATACTGTCACAAGAACGGTCATACCGCCGATCGTTGCAGGCTTATCGCTAACAGACAGAATCAATCGAATTACAACAATACGCAGGTACCATTGCTCCCCCCCCCCGGGAAAATCACTCAAACAATCTATCTACTAACtccaataatttcaataataatcgcTCGAAGACGtgtcgatattttaaaaaacccCGGACATCTACTCGCTGAATGCCGAAAACGTCTTTACAATAACAGTCTTAATAATACGCAGGGAAACGGGCCGAATCCCGCGAGTCCAGGGGCTACCATGGGAACCAATACGCGCCCCACCCGACCCATAATTCCGATCGCAAGTACCAACACAGAACAATAAATCTAACATGCGCGGACGACGTACTCGCTGTCAAATTGgacagtaataattttactatCTCAGTGACATTTTTAGTAGACAGTGGATCAGGccctaatataataaaatgaagcgCCTTAAATTCCAATACCCCTGTGGACAGGAATGATATTTTGCAACTAAGCGGAATTACGACGCACCGTGTGATCACCTTAGAGCTGGCACAGGTAGACAAAATCGCactgcaacctccacgtggtagACTCCGGTAACTATAATATAGGCTAATCGTAGGTGTAATAAAAACACTCAATATCATTGTTTCTGTTTAACAGTACTTGTTTTTTCATAACTAAGGGTCAGGCTACTGGAATAGGTTTCACTATCAGCCATTTGTTTATtgcttatttttaaaaaataatacgttaTATAGGAAAACGCTGTTATGATTTTTCCCACAGAATTTACATCAGCAATCAGTTCTTGTAAACAATGACATTTTCAAATCGTTTAAACAATACTGTcacataaacaaattattctttaactaTTTTGTTCactaaaaattcatattgttCCCTTATAATGATAACCGCATTGATCCGAAAGTGATATCTTTGCTGGTCTGACCTCAGGCTTTGAAGGGTTGAAACGATGAAACTGTCCATTTTTTGACATTTGGCCTGAGGAAACATTTGTTCAGTGACCCAAAAGGtacaacatatttcaaatttagcCATTTTCGCCGGGGGCCAATTTCATGGGGTTTAGTGCGGGGTCCTTTGGTTATCGAATCTTTAGATAATGAATTAGCATTTTTACCAGTTAGAAATGCTGATTTTGGAATAGAATATTATACTGCATTAACGTCGATTACTATATCCCAAGAATCTACATTTGAAGTTGAAACATGAGcttataaatacattaagaCCTTATGTGTACAACTCTGCAGCAGACTATCAACAAATCTGACTTTTTATCAAAATCTAAAATCAGTTTCTCCAACAGTGTGTCTAAATCAAATACGTCCGAAGTTCAAGGATTTGCCTTGGTAATTATGCTGTTTAGGGGACCcacctccgatgaccttgaccttgacatatgttgccAAGGTCAgtgtcctgagtgaccttcagaaggttttagccgtcgctcgttgtttgttaaaaagttattaacaacaGAACGGTGACAatttaaaacagattttttgTTAGTAACTTTtcaacaaacaacgagcgacgggtgaaacctagtacgggttattcgggaaggtgatctttgtaatatatgtcaaactcaagtccttgctttgcgtagacagctgaaaattcgtgcgaaatcatcaaacttcttttgttattaactttttaataaacaacgagcgacggttaaacgttttgaaggtcactcaggagggtgaccttgacgactatgtcaaggtcaaggtcatcggaggtgAGTCCCCTAAACAGCATATTTACCTTTGCCTTTTCTTAAACAGTTTGTTGCTCCGGATACTTTAGGTCTAATTGAAAAtcaatacaataaattactgAGCATTGATTGGACTGAAATTCTCAACGAGAAGGTACTCAAAAATAGGTATACATTTTAGCCCgctttgtacatttttaaaaatgcaggtggaaaatttatttttcgtaaattaGCATTGTTTATGCTAAAATTGTTATCGTTGCCTTCGAGTAATGCAGTTGTCGAGagagtattttcaataatgaataTTGTCAAAACAAACATCAGAAACAGAATGTTGTTAATTACGTTAGATGCGATTTTACGAATTAGATTACACTTCTATGCAAATAATACTTGTTGTGATGGTTTTCAACCAACTGATAGTATGCTCAAAGATTTTAACTACAAAGTTGTGTACAATTTAAATGATGCTGacgttaaaaatatgaatgaaACTGAAATCGCAATTGGTAAATTATTAGATGATTTTGAAAATTCATGTAGTaccttataatattaatatataaaaatatatatataaatatataaaagttattttttaaataatcttttataaataaatattcttctaataaaacaatgtgttttcttaaacagttgttatattttaattaatttaaccaattaataaatcatgatttgcattgtaatgtaatatttatttttaattttgggTAAATGTGCACTAttatgttggctataaaattggcGATTTTGCACCATCAACTTAGCGATTTCTAGCTACGAAACGCCTACAGATGGCGACACACTACAATTTTATACTGGGCACCCTGATCTCAGCCACTTCATGTAGACCTCGTCACCTCTCCTGCGTAACACCTTCTCCACGAGGTACACGTCTGGACACGTctcgcgcgatgcaacgtGCTCGTAGAACGCTCCGGCAACTGGTTTGTCACGATAGTCCTCGAGTAGATAGGTCACTGGGTCGGTACGCTGCATTTTGACGATCTTGAATACCTCGGTGGTCCAGTTTGGCGCGTAACCCTTTTCGAAGACCGTCTTGTATTTGCTGACGCGTATCAAGTCGCCTACTTTGAACTTTGCTGGAGTCGCTATCTTTATCGCGCTGTACACCGTAGCTAAGAATCTTTCAGCGACCGTGGGGGTTACGTCACCGGGTCGCATGCCGATCGTTCGATGCTTTCGGGTGTTATACTCCTTGACGAGCTGGGGTAGCGCGTCGATCCACTTGTAAATCCCATTGAGCGTAAACATCTGCCACATGGCGTTTTTCAGCGTACGATTGAATCGCTCGACGACCGATGCCTTCAACACCGAATCCGTTGAATAGTGATTGATGTTGTTTCCTCGTGAGTTGTTGTACGTCAGTGTTATAAAATTCCTTCCCCATATCGGTTTGCAAGTTTTTCGGacatctcttgctctctcgaatTATCTAGGCGATAGCCGCAGCCGTCTCGCTTCCGCCTTTGCTCTTCAACGGCATGGCCCATGCGTACTTGCTCAACACATCGATGACGGTGAGTACGTAGTGGTAACCTCTGTTGAAACGTGAGTACGGACGCATCTCGACTACGTCTGCCTGCCACAGGTCATCGTATCCTCGAACTATGACCCGTCTTCGTGGAAAATTTCTTCTCGCCGGGGCATGCAGTTCCTCAACGAGTCGCCGCTTCTCGGAACTGACGGTACCTTTCTTACGTCCTTCGGAGCTCATGTTTTGACGAATGCAAATCATCGACTGGTCGGCGCGTATTATGTGCGAAGATAATTACATTATGATTTTGTCTCAAACTGTTACCGTTCGATATCCGTTCGTATCTGTTCGCACCCGTTCGTATCTGTTCGCACCCGTTCGTATCTGTTCCTGAGCTGTTCGATATCAGTTCGATATTCGTTCGATATCCGTTCGTACCTGTTCGCACCCGTTCGTTAGCTGTTCGAAAGCCATTCGTACCTGTTCCTGAGCTGTTCGTTAGCTGTTTGATAGCTGTTCGTACCTGTTCCTAAGCTGTTCGTTAGCTGTTGGATATCCGTTCGTACCTGTTACTGATCCGTTCGTTAGCTGTTCTTGAGCCGTTCGTATCTGTTTCTGAGCCGTTCGTTAGCTGTTCGTATCCGTTCGATAGCCGTTCGTTAGCTGTTCAATACCTGTTCGCACCCGTTCGTTACCGCTTCAATAGCCGTTCGATACCTGTTCGTAACTGTTCGCACCCGTTCGTTACTGCTTCAATAGCCGTTCGCTAACGTTCCTGAGCCGTTCACCAGCGTTCGAAAGCCGTTCTTGAACCGTTCTTGAGTCGTTCGTTATCCGTTCGATATCCATTTGAAAGCCGTTCTTTAGCCGTTTGTCGTCGTTTTCATTCTCGTTGGTTAGCCGTTTGTAACCTTCGCTTTCCAACTTTATACGTCGAAGCTCGTCCATTGCGGTCGTCCGTTACTTATTCGTACCCTTTCCTGAGTTATTCCTGGACCATTCGCTGAGGCTGGAGCTCCGCGGGGGCGGTGTGGGGGCGCTCGAGTGGCGCGGGGGGAGTGGGGAGATGCTCCGCGGGGGGGAGTGGAGGAGGGTTGCCGTTGTCTATACTTTTGAGATCTGTGAGCGCCTGTCGAATGTCGTCTAGCTCGGTCCGGTACTCCTTCATGTCCCTCTCGAACGCAATCAACTTCTTCTCAAATTCTCCTCCTTCTCACGCTTTGGGATGATTCTTCAACGTTTCAACGTACCGTTCCAAGTACAATTTATTGACGGCGTCGGTATCAGCCTTGGGCTCCGCTACGTGGTGAATCTTGCGCGACTTTGCATCAAAGTCCGTAGCGATGCGACACAGAGCGTTACGGCGCACGTAACTTCTCACTAATTCGCCCCAATGACGCGAATTGTTGCCGATTGCGTCGTTTTTCCGTTCGGATAGCCCAAACTTGTTGAGAGGCATTCGTTCGATGCGAGTGACGTTGATCGACTGGTTCGTTTTGACGATACACGagtcaatttataatgataccaGCTTCTCGAAGTTCCTCGATGATCGACAGCATCTCGTTGTCGTGAGATTTGTGTCCGGCTTGACGCGAAGCGTCGAATAATCGTAGGAGATCCACTAGCTCGTTCGGATCGTCCCAGTGCACGTAATCGATCGCATTGTCGTTCAGTGTCATGGCGCGAGGTAATCCTCTTCCGGATTTCTTCTTAGGTTCAAATGGTAGTAACGGTGCGATTATGTGTTTATACTTGTGTCCCTTGTTGCCCCGTAATTGATCCTGCGCGTTGTAATTGCGTCTATGCGCGTTCGTCGTCGGCAGCATGCTCTTGTACTTTTGCAAATCGTCATCCGTGTACATGACCTCGTCGGGATGTCTCTTGAAAATTAGCTCGTAAAGACCAGGTGTGCCTTTATATCGCACATCGTCGAGAAGTATGTTATCGTTGTTGTCCACCTCGAACCGTTTATTACCGAACATCAGTCCATCCTGACTGACATAAACGCCGAACACGCGATCTATCTCCTCGTCACGGCTTATAACAGCTCCAATGTACTGTTGGCCCAGCGGACCCAAGTGAGTCCGCAACGCTTCCTGACCCTCTGGCGTTTGTACGTGTTGTTGAACGGACGTCGTGAACGAATCGTCCGTGGTTTCGAAAACGTCCTCGGTTGGAAGAGTCATCGGTGGTTATACGGCTCCGATCGTCGTACGCAGCGTAGAGGTTATCAATGGCGCATCCGGTGCATCGCTCGATCTGATACGCTGTTTCGATTTGTGTGATTCGCTATCCGATGAGCCGTTCACTCGTTTCCTCTTTATCTTCCTCCATATCGcattctcctcctccttttcaCGCTTTGGGATGCGTGATATTTCAATCTCTACGTCATCGTCCGGCTCGTCCTTTATCGCACGCGTGCTCGAGTTGTCAACGATCTTTTGTAACGACTCGATAATAGGTCCGAGGTGTCTCCTCACCGCGATATCACCTCGATCTTACCAGTCTTCAGAGCACGATGTTTCTTGCGGATCGATTCGCTCGTTTTCTCAATCGCTCTCACGATCTTTTCACGTTCACAAATATCATTGCTCCCAGCCATGTTATCGATCGCTCGCGTTTCATCCCCGATCAACGACTAACCGCTCTGCGGTATCGCAAACACGTTAAATCCATTTCTGTATCGCCCGTTAGTAAGCGCACTGTCCTTGTCTATCACTAAGAATCCATACTCGCGTTGCCAACAACTGTGACACAATGAACAAAAATCACTGTACGGCATGTCGGTATTCACGTGATCATTGTACACGTATTTCAAGTTGGTACCATCCTGTTTGAACAGGATCAGCAGgttcgcgttgtcgcgtataagATGTTTCGGTATTCTCGCATATGTCTGACAGAGATAGAAGGAATCGACGTTCGAGTGACATCCCATTGAGAAGTATTCTCTCACCGTATCTTGCTTATCGCATGCCACGTCATCAAAGACGAAGATCGAGTTTGGACGCGCCTCGCTCGGTGGAATGACATCACTGTTATTGGAGAACGTAAAGTAACCGATTTCGTCGATCGACGACAACAGATTCTCCAAGTACTGATATTTCAGCTGCTGCAACGACTTCGAGTACATGTACACGTTCTTGAAACGTACACCGTGCGGACTTTCCAGTAGACTTATCAGAACGTTGGTTTTACCGCAATTTAAAGGGCCGCAGATGATTGCGCGTATAGTTGTCGGCAGCATCAGGCTGTTACGTCCCGACAAAGTCTCCTTTTTCCGGATTCCTTTTTTCATCTAACCATCATATACCAATGTTACTGCCTTCCGAcaaactttctcttttatgatcCATCCCAAAATTCCTTTCCGAACAACCTCTCAAGGGACCAAGGTTGCACGTTTAGTCATCCTCCCCGACATAGCGCCTAAGACTTATGCAcacgagatatatttttatagcattttaattatatcgatatagtCACTCTCCAAGGCTCAGttataagtaaatattaagcaGGTCGCGCGTCCTGGAGGCGAAGTGTGACCATATCTTTTGAATTGTTTTCTTATTAAACCCTATGCCTATTGCATAATGTTAACGCACAGATTAACGATACCAATATTTGTATTCCCATTGTTTAAAAACAAGTATCTTATGTTTGATCaaacaagataaaattatatataaaataccataagtatatatacatgtaagaaTCGTTAGAACTTTCGCGAAGATTCTGTAGGCCAAGAGCGGGGATTTGCGCGGGATCTTCCCTCTCTGCCTATGCCTGTTGCAGCCATTTTCGAGATCTCCCATTGGCTAAAGGAAAATTCTGTTGCTCACGATTTTGGTATAAAAGGAACCAACCAAGTTTTCttgctctcttttcttcctgGTTCTTAACTGGCTCTCTTCACTCATATCCGCGGTTCTTCAGTTCTTTAAATCGGTTAGAAAGAAGTACAGCAACGAGATCTCTAAAACGGCGTCAACGCGGTCACAAATCAAGGTTCATACTCTATCTACTTCTCCCTCACTAATTCGTTCAAAATTATCAATTGATCAACTTGAATAAACCCAATATCTTGGTAATTAActattcaattaataattgaatctcCGACTCTCACATTCCTTTTCCGACAATATGAATTATCCTTAAATCGTGTTACGTCCaagagactccacggttcctcgcttccaagGGAATTAATACATCTAAATAGTTTAACTCTTCATACTGCGTTGAGATCAGGCAAGGGGAGTGCAGGGGGCCCCGTGGTCTCACTAAGATTCATGCTAAATGATGAATGAAAACTCTTGAGATACTGGCCACTTGCACCCCGCCGAAACACTACATGGCCGAAACATACCGCGCGTATGCGGCTAATATCAAACAACTGAGATTGCTCCAGATCGGTAAAAACTGGAGCGGCACTTGAGAGATGTCACCcgcaaaaagtaataaattaactcACAGAATTTTTATACTAAGAATTCAGACACGCGTGGGCTAGttacttataaaaaataaatctgcACCAATGCGACGAACATCCTGTTGGTCATACTAAGGGGAGTCAAGGGGTGATTCATCACAAGTGCCGCACTATAATTTCCAAAAAACATTATCATAAAGCTGTCTGTTTATACCGCGATAATTATTAGAGCGACCActagtttataaaaaattgttattccCAGAATTAGAATGCCCCACTTTAAGCATTTTCAGCCATATATAAAGGGAGCGATCTGGTCGGAGGGCTCTCTTcttcaaaaaattttattccgtgATACTACGTGAAAGTCTTGATACGTAAAAGTTTTGATACAGTTTCTAAGTCCAGCAGTTGAGTCGTAGAGTCAGTGAATTTCTCAGCTCTAACTCATTTCTGGCCAGCTCGACTCCCTACTCCGCGGCAGCAATTGAAGACCTCTAAACGAAGATATACTCTACAAAGCAAGAAAGTAAGCCGAACATTTATCattcgatttattttcttcccttccgattttattttactggAACCTCCTTAATTTGTAATAACGATCAAAGAGTTCAtttccgtttttttctttaagtGGCTCACTTAGAACACGGAACAGAGAGTTCGTCTCACCCCGCGAAGACATTTTCGGCCAACCGAAGGGCAGCTTTTCCCGAATCGACGGCGACCGCTCGCAACAATCGCGATTTAACACCGAGTCCTCCTCGTGATTCAATCGACACGCACACACCTTCCCCCATTTCCTCTCCAGATTCCTCAGTCGATCATAGATCCTTTCCTTCACCATCATTTTCTTCTTAGACcgatttccttttttccctccCAGAACTATCCCCTCCATGGTTTTCTCCTATTCCTTCCCCAGAGCTTGACCAATACTTGCTCCCTTCTGATATTGAGGAACATTCGGTTCCTCTTTCAGAAATCCCGCTTTCTCTTCCCCTCGACACCCAAGGATATTTCTTCCCCTCCCCTCCGCAAATCCTTTTACGAATTCGGTCTAGAGATCCTGAGAGAGTATATTCTCGACTTTTTCCCCACATATCTTCTACCCCTTCCACCTTCAGCTTTCCTTATAGGACCTGATCCCGTGGACATTACGCGTTTGAGGGAGGTATTGTCCACCGCAAGTCCTAATTCCGTCGTACCTGTCATCACCCGAAACAGACAACATCCAGTTTTAATCCCGGTGTCTTTCCTTCAACCTCTGCTAACCCACAATTTCCTACCACCTTCATCCTCTCAACATCATACCCAAAattcgtatttaattatttaattattgtgaaattttattttttatattttaattaattatatatatatttaattttaatccgtGCGTCAAAAGAAAATGgcgaatttgtatttttttaaaaacagaatatattataatcttatttaaatcggaatattattttttgactTCATCCTTCACTTTCCTTGCCAACTTTTCGCACGATTTCCTATCCTTggtaaaagggattcagtTCCCTTGCCTAAAAACGGACCACGAGCTGACCCTTTCGTGTGTTCGGGTTATTACGACCTAAGGTCGTAGGCCCTTACAGCGAAGCTTATGGGTAGGCTCGACTCGAGATTTCTGCGGCTAAGTGCCCACGAAACTCGACAGGCGTCTTGTTCCGCCCCACTGTAGAGCCGTCGGAGCTCTGGACAATCGTAAAACGCACACAACTTGAGTCCCTGGggtaaattgcttaaatgcattgactccaaaaaactaaaatattagcgTTCCATCTCGTAACAAAATTGGTGACAGTGGTGGGATGGTCGAGCTGTGTGCAGAAAAGATTAAGTAATTATTGAGTGCGCGGAAATGATACATAGTCCTCCACGAAGAAGCTCCATTGTAGAAGCAAACGAAATGGATCTCGCCGAATTACAAAGACGATTGGAGCAGCAAGAACATCTAATTCGTCAGCTATAGGAACAGCAACAACTACAAGCAGAATCACAAGGTACAAGTACCAATCCAACACATCTCTTCGATTTCAGTAATATTGCACACTTTTCCATTCGCGATGCACTAGAAGCAGTACGAAACTTCGACGGAGAATCCGTCGCGTTTTCGCATTTCATAGAGGGTTGCGAAGAAGCGCTTAGCATGATAGCTCCAACTCAGGAGATGATTCTCGTGCGTGCTattcgtaataaattaaagggTGATGCTCATCGATCAATACTCGGAAAAGTATTCACTTCTTTGCAAGTCGAATTTCTACGTAATAAATACGGGTCCAGAGAAACGGTTTATGAAGCTCAAGCTCGACTCGCGTATGTGTCAGAAGGACGACGAAAGGGTATCATCTTATGCAAATCGTATTCGTGAAGTCGGTAAAAGAATATTAGATGCTCAGAAGCGACAGGCCAGCACCGTTAGCCAAGACTTTAAACAATCGGTAGAAGAACATATGAAAATTTGCTTTTTGCGTGGtttaaattcagaaataaaaattgtaaaaacggGAACATTCAATGAGTTAGAGAGTCGCGCCATAGATGCCGAAAGGGAACTAGAGACAATGAAAACAATAAGGCAGATAGTACTCGGAGAAAAGATGTCCACCGATAGTAAACGCACAGGAAATGCATCCTTACGACGAGTCAATGCCGAGCCAGTAACGTGTCAATACTGCCATAAAATTGGGCATACCGCTGACCGTTGCAGATTGATCAACAATAGAGCACCGACGCGACATAATCCTACAAACTCGAGACCAATCCAAGTAAATTCTTCACGCGGGTATCAGAATCGAAATAATATACAGACACCACCACCCCCCTCGGGATCATCACAAAATTCAAATAGTGTAACATGTCGGTACTGTAAAAAGTCAGGCCATGTAATTGAAGATTGTCGAAAGCGAGCTTTTAATAACCAGCAACGCGATCAAGCTTAGGGAAACGGACGAATTTCCGCGAAAACGGGGGCGACTCCGGGAAACACGAATACGCGCCCCACTCGAGTGATAACAGTCGAGACGGACTCAAATGTCGAACAGTAAATTTTTCCAATACAGACGAAAGCCCAACTGTAAAATTGGAAAGTAAAGATCTAACAATTCCTTCACTCTTTCTAGTCGATAGTGGGTCAGGtcc encodes the following:
- the LOC105278619 gene encoding uncharacterized protein LOC105278619, coding for MWQMFTLNGIYKWIDALPQLVKEYNTRKHRTIGMRPGDVTPTVAERFLATVYSAIKIATPAKFKVGDLIRVSKYKTVFEKGYAPNWTTEVFKIVKMQRTDPVTYLLEDYRDKPVAGAFYEHVASRETCPDVYLVEKVLRRRGDEVYMKWLRSGCPV